The Strix uralensis isolate ZFMK-TIS-50842 chromosome 5, bStrUra1, whole genome shotgun sequence genome segment CTGAATATGCTAACAGCTAGCAAAAACTTCAGGCAGTGCTATGTAGGCTGTTAGTATGTCTTGAGGAACTCTCAGGACTTCTCAGGCTTTCTGAGTAAACAATCTGTCAAATCCTGGGTCCTGAGCCCAAGAAGCCATGGCTGCCTTTGCAGCACAGCTCAGCTACTTTTCTTCTCCCAAAATTCAGTGGTCAGTCTGGCACCACACAGCAAGAGAGGCAACTGCACTGCTGCTAGGCATTGCAGAGGGAGCAAATTTCTCTCCTACCCTGCTGGAAGGCCCAGTCCTCAGCCACAGCATAATGCTGAGGTCCTTCGTAAATCATGTCCACCTCCTGCACAACATGAGGTGTGGATGCTGAGACATATGCTTGTGTGCCTTGGGGCATGTACGAGTTTCTTCATGAGTTTATTAGTTGACAATACACCCTATTTCTCTAGGTTAGTTTATGAATGTGACTAAATAATTTTGGAAGGTGATTCAAGGGCATGAAAGGATTCCCAGAACAGCACAGGAGAAGGACTGAGGGTGAGGGTAAAACTGCATGATAACATACTCATTCCAGCCAGCTGAGAGGAGAGGTTGTTGGTGACTTCAGGCTGTCTCACTGCAGAAGGAGTACCGGGTCCCAGGTCAATCAAGCTGTTCTCTGCCTCATTTGCTacctttggagaaaaaaaaaggaagatggtGGAGAGTTTCTGAAGCCTGGACACCTTGACCCTTCAGTCACAGCTCATTAACACTGGAGAGGGAAGCTCTTCTGTACTCATCAAAAGATAGCAGTTGTGAAGCCTCTCCTCGTGAGACAGGGGACAGTGATCAGGTAACTGGCTGGGAATAGTGTCCCAGGGCAGAATACGCCTTGGTAGGCAGCCTCTGAGCTCTGCTGGATGTCAGTGAGTAGAGCAAGTGCTGGTTCAGAGGACAGGGCAGTGTGCAGAGGACAAATGGAGGCTCATATGGGAACGGGTCCTTTCAGTGTTCAGTACTGGAAAATCGTAACTGCTGCTGGTCTGCTCTCACCCTTTGGGTGAGAGGAAGGCTCCCAttggcagggagggagaggctACCAGTGGGAACTGGAGTGTCCTGCACACCAGTGTGACCTGGTGCAGCTGGGCTGGAAGAGCAAAGCCTACAGCTTGCAAGTGGGGCACACCGAACCTCTCTCCAGTTCAGCAGGACACTGCCAGACCTGCAGGATGCAAATCGAGCTGCACAGAGAGGTAGTTGCTCCAAATTACCTTAACAGGCTGTCCTGTCCGAAGACGCTCAAACCTGCAAGAAAGATGACGGGATGCATTTCAGTAGTGTATGCTTATTCACCCACAGCCCAAGAGACTTCTTATAAGGCTTGGCACAGACTGCCCTTTCCTACATAGTAGGAAAGAAGGACAGTGGCTCAGGGCCCAATTCCCCCTCAAGACCAAAGACACCAGAAGGCCCACAGAATTGATGCCTCCTTCCTGAGAGGTTGTGTGAGGAAGCTTCTTGTGATCGCCCAGAACTACTTCTAACCAAAATGATTCAAACCCAGCTCTCCATACAGACATGGGGACTAAATTCTCCAGACTTCATCCTAGATTAAGAGATAGCTTtgataaaatggaagaaaaaaaaaggggtgcTGACCCCACCTGGGCAAGTCCTTTCTGTCCCTGTCTGCCTCAGAGCTAGAAATCCAGCTCTTTCCATGCAGTTCCTTCCTTCTTCTGGGTTATGCCACAGGGACATCTTCCATCAGTAACTTACACAGCAGTTTTGAAGGGACAGGAATAAATCAGCAAAAACTAAGAACTTTCTTTGTTCTCAAAGATGGATGATACAGGATGATACATCTTGAGCATTATACTCATGGGCAGTTCAAAAGGGTGGGATAGAAGGCCTTCAAGGGGCAGTAAACTCCTGTGGAAGAGCTGggcagagaagggaggagagaggtACCTTTCATGGCGCAGAAACATGTTGTTGAGGTTATCATTGATAAGGAGCAGCTCCTCGGTGAGTTGCTCATGGAGGACACGGGGAATCAGCTCCAGCACACGCTGCTGCATGGCTCTGCATGTCCGATTCAGCTCCTGCTCATGGCAAGGGGAAGTTATCACAAAGGTCAGTCTAAGGCTGAGCACTCACAGATTTGGAAGTCTGACTGGGACAGACAGACCCCAGAGGCTACTGGGATCTATCAGCAAGGGTTGATGGGCAACAGATATTGGTATGAGAGGTAAACTGAGTCTGAGCTTTACAGACAATAATTGTATGCTTCTTGTGTAACACATCACCCAGAAAGAAAGGCCTTTCTACAGGTCTACAAGTCCCCATGTGAGATGATTCCAGCCTCACTAGTGCAACTTCCCTTGGCCGTTGAAACTCCGCCTTCCCTGTGACTCCCTTATCCCATCACTCCCTGATAAGGCCCACACTAAACTATCCAGTGCAACTGTTCTGCATGCTTGTCACACATCATGCCTCAGTCTATCAAGTCATTGCTAAATTGAGCTGCGTGTACCAGCCCTCCATCCTGCCGATGTTCCTTACTTGCAGCAGCTCCAGGTCAGAAGGCTCGGCCTGGGACGGCAGCAGCTCTGTCAACATCTCCGACATGACCTTCATGTTCCCATTCACCACTTCCAGCTCACTGCGCAGCTTCCCGATCTGCAAAAGGGAGAGGAAGtgacagctctgcctgggaagaCTCGGGAGACAGCTGAGGTAGCTCTGCATGGCAGTGCactgcacgtgtgtgtgtattCACAGAGCCAAAGGGAACCGCCACTGGGGAGCTCATTTGTCACTGCTCAGTTTGGCTCTCGGGAGATCCTAGCAGAAGGAAGCTCCATTACTTACCATCAAGTTCATTTCCTGATAACAGATGCCAGGCCCTCACCTGACATCTTTGGCAGCTAGCCTAGCCTTCATTTTTAATAGCTGGCACAGGCTGCTGTTATGATTCAAACCTCTTCCCaactagcagcttctctgtggcAGCCactcaaataatttcatttccaaagtgacgtaagaggaggaaaaaaattaatttccattcaAAAGGCAAGTCTGGGCTAAGTGTGCAGTTGAAGCTTTATCCCTCTGGTTTCACAAGCTGCTAATGTGCCTCTTGAGAACAGTTTCTAGCCTCTGTTCTGCAAGGGGATGCAAGCTACTGACAGGTGGAGGATTGGTGCTGAACATGGTGTCATGAAGTCAgggtgaggaaggagaaaagaggatgGGAAACAAGTGAGAAAGCCCTGGCCTTTGGAAACCACATAGCCAGAGAGGGTTGATTCATATAGTCAGCAGTGAGGCAAGATAAACAAAGATGATAAGGAGGCATCTACTGAGCAAGCTTTTGCTGGTCAAAGACCTTACTCAAAgtctctgtgtctcagtttcccaCTTCCCTATAGCCAGGAGATCCTCCCTCTACCTGCAAGCAGCCCTGCCTCAGAAAAACATAACCACTCTGTGTTTGTGATATCCCAGCTCATCACTGTGACCACAATGGAGCTCTGGGACACTCTCAAGGGACTATGCTTTGGAGGAATGGCTCCTTGAAGACAGAGACTGGGGAAGGACCAGGACAGCAGTCCCAGAACAGTGTTTGTGAAACAGCCCCCAAATGCAGGGAGAATCAGCAGCACCACCGGGCTCAAGTTCAactcacctgctctggtgtgggtgtGATGGGTGCGTCACTGGATGTGCCTCTCCCAGTGGGCAGGGTGACAGGGTGGAGGATGGACTCTATCTGCTGAGGGGAGTTGACCGCAGGTGAGTTTTGTCCAGACTGGGAGTCGGAGCTATACACAGTCTACAGACAGAGGTGGGAAAAGTGACAGAGAGAAGGAGATGTTAGATACTCGCAGCTGACAGGGCAGTACAATTAGGAGAGAAATGTTGATGGCAACTCCCCATCTGCTTTCAATAGCTCTTCCAGCAAAGAGGATGTCCTGGAGCTTCTCACTCCCCAGAAGCCCTCTAAATGCAAGCTAGAGTTCCTGAAGTCCCCTCATAGCTCCAGAATGGCAGCTGCCCAACACCCTTCTCTTCAGCAATGCTCCCATACCCTCTGTGGTGTGTGGATGGGTGACAGCATGTCCAGATCAGTCATGGGGAACTCCAGGCCCTTTCGTCTCAGGTCTTCATAGACAGCGACGACGCCAGTCAAGTCCGGTGAGCTGCGGAAGGCGTCTGCCCAGGACTGGGGAGAAGGAGACAGTACAGCCCATCATCATTTACAGTAGTCTTCTGTACAAACACCTAAACAGAAACACTCTCTGAACTGGCACAGATGCTCACGCTTCTTGGCTCACCTGGATGAGGGTCAGCACCTTGTCATGCACTATGGCAGGTGGATTGTTCTTCGGCAGGATTGTTCTCACCAGGACACCTTCTACAAAGTCCTGGGTGGACACAAGGACATGGAAGCGATGGCCACAGTTTTTGACGCATGTCTCCAGGACCTTCAAAGGCAATGAAGCATTAGCTATAGCCTTCTCTGCCTACGTGTGTTCACACTGTTGGCTTTAGGTCTTTTCAGTCAGGGACTGAGCTTTACAGCAGGATATCATAAAGCTGAGAAAGAGCCCTGACCACTCACCGTCAAAGCCAGCATAACTTCATGGAAGTTCTTATTCCCTACAATTCTCTTCTTAATGGCTCGGAAGGCATCTTTAGGTCTGCAGGAGAAATCAGATGAAGAAAGATCATTAGAAGGTTGAGATCCCCCTACAGAGAGGCAAAGCGAAACAGCCACTGGCTCTGGATGCCTCATATTCATGAGGTGACCCTCCCCACCATGTTTTCAGGGCAGCCTGAAGCAATGACTGGTAAAGCAGCTTCTGCCTGTGGTTCTGCAAGAGGAGCAGGGTCCTGATAATTAGTGCTATTAATGAAATTGAGGCCTCTGTGCCTCTGTGCTGTGTACAACTCAAGGTGTACAGGACACAACGGAGAGCAGAGTAAAAGCAATGCTCTAGCACTACTTGGGGGCAGAGCAAAATCCCATGGCAGAAAGACTGAAGAGGAGGAGATAACAAAAAAGCTTGGCATGGCTTAGAAACATGAAGGAGAGAGCAAGCTGCTGCAATCCCTCTGTTTCTCAGAGAGAAGCTGTTTAACAACACTtccctggaggaaaggaggctaaAAAGGAGCAAGGCAGATACAGTGGCAAAATCTTGTCTATGTTGCAGGTGGGCAAGAGAGCAGCAGCATAACATGGTATCCTTAACCATTCTGAGAGGAAAGAAGCACTGTGGTCTCAGCCCACTGTGGTCCTGTGAGAGGGCACTAATGAACCAACATGCTctggcagagcacaggaagaGAATCTGGGCTGgaaagagcagcagtgctggatgAGAAAAGTGGGGTGGAGACACTGGTGAGAAGGAAGGCAGGAGTGTATTGGCCCATGGGGCAGCACGGCTGCAATGGATGGGCATTAGCAGGGCAATGGGAGAGCCTGCCATGCCAGGAGGGTACAGCTGTGTTATCAGGCACCCAGAACTGAGACACCAAGTGGCCACAGCTCAGGACTGAGAACTGTTGGCAGAGACAGGCATATTTGCACCAGGGGGATAGCATGGAAAAGAAGTGGTCACAGATCTGTGAGTAGAGATGTTTGACTTTGTTTTCATACAGCTGTGAAGCTGAAAACTGGGCTTGCTAATCCTCTGTCAGCATCACTGTGGAGTAGGACAGCAGGAATGAAACCTACATTTTGTATTCCATGTAGCACCTTCTTTTTTACATGCTGCTCTTGTCATCTCCACTGTGAGAAGGAGCAGTCCCTCTTGCATTCACTGGCAAATCCCCAGGTCCAGAATTAACAAGTCTGGCAGATTTCTGAACATCTCCCCACAGGAAGAGGGAGACAAGGACTCCCCTACCCACTTTGTGCATGTCTGAGTGACCGTACATGAAAATACCTGAGAAGTGAACCCCAGCAGGACTTGCAGTCAAAGGACTGAATAGCAGCCTGAGAATTTTCTCTCTCCTCAGTCACCAGCCTGCAGATTTTTACACTCCcagaggagagaaagggaggggtatgaaagagaaataaactgAACTGGAAGAATTGCAAATATGCCTTTGGGAGATGGGAGGCAGCCTGGCTTGAATCAGGGTTTCTCTGGGGACCCTGAAGGCCTGTTTGAATGGCTCCCAGTGCTCACAAAGATTACAGGGAAGCATCAAACAGATGCTCTGACAGCTTTGCTGTGTCTCTAGGTCTCCCAGCAGAGTCTTGTCTAAGGGACTGTTGGGAAGTGTAGCTTATTACCTCCACCAGTGCGTGCTACCACTGCAGCCTAGGGATGCAGTGTTACAGGGTGTGCTGGGATCTGCTGCTGGATGTGTACCCTTGCCAGCTCCCTTACCCTTCTTCAGTCTCGTTAATGATGTCACAGATCTCCATGTTGAGAGCCCAGTCCTCGCTCCGCAGGGACCCATCAGTAGCTCTCTCTGGAAAACAGAAACCAGGACACCGCAAGGCTAAGAGCAGCCCTGGCACTCTCATGGGCTGCTGTTCAGCTGTCAGGACACCTCAGAGCCCTGCCACCTTCTCCCTGACTTCCACCACAACACACAGGGAGGTGAATCTGTCTGCAAAGTCCAGGCCACCAGGTGCTCCCCACTACATGTCATCACTGCAAAGCTCAGGGCTGGCTGGCACTGGGACCCGTGGTTGCTCAGCATTGCCACCTGTGCTGCcaagacacaaacacacactctgGTGTCCTGCAGGTGAAGTGAAGGGGCTCAACATGACTTCAGCTCCACAGTTGGAGAAACGCGGgcttatttgttttgttgctgcagGGCCAGAAATTGTGAGTTTGGTCTGCTCACACTGACACGGATCTAATGTCAATGGCACCACTCTCGGTTGGCACTGAATTAAGGAGACAAAAGAATTGACTCCTATCTTTTTACGTGAGCtctacaaaaacaaacaagcaaacataaACAGCCAAAGCAGGGCTCTCTTGTTTAACATTTACATCTCTCCCCTGAACTTCTGGCCTCTGGGGAGTATGGACTGCAGGCTGAAGTTGAAGAAATGTTGTTTCAGCTTTGACTGTGTTCCCTTTAATTAGGAATTCCTCAGTCAGCCTTGATGTTATTCAAGGCAGAGATTTGGGAAACAAGCAGCCATTACTGAGAGCACCAGTGTCGCCACCCTATAATCAACCATGTCTCCATTCTAGCCACACCAACTGACTGATGCCTTCAGGGACACCACCAGAGGCTGGGGACAAGAGAACCGCCAGTGGGGCAGGCAGGACCCAGCCACTCTCCAGAGCACAGGGAAACATAAAGATGCAGCAGATGGCAAGCAGAGGACAAGAACCATCCTCCCCAGCTCTCCCATTCTATAAATCACCTGACTTAGCACTGGGGCAAGAGAATTTAAACTAGCCAGACCAGTTTAGCACCTCCCAGGTGCTCTTCAGATCTCAGACCCAACAAGGTACTTAGAGAAGGGCCtgcattttcaaaactgctgtCCCTGCAAAATCTGGAGCTAGCCCTTGCTGCTGTGGGTCCTCTACCCCTTTGGAGAGGcccctcctctgcagagctgcctttttctgcttttgaccCAGCAGCTAATGATCCCTCTGTGGGAATGAAATGAAATGCCCATTCATGAAATAATGGGATAGGATcacaggaaaaagattttttaacTCCTGCCTGGGTAAGCACATCCATCATGTTTTGGGACGTGCTGTTTTTAAGGGTCAGGCAGAGAGCTGTTCACAGCACTGTGCAATGCAGATTCTTATACACGTGTCCCTTCCACAGATTACACACCACAGTGTGAAGCTACCTATCTCTATTTTACCACAATCTAGCCACCACCTTTTCTGTTGACTGCAGAATGTATTGATTGCACTGTGATTATGTTGATTACATTGTGGCCACAGCCAGATGGAAGAGGGCAAACAAAGGAAGGAGAGTGGCAGAACATTCCTGACGCTCTTCCACCTTTCTGAAGGTAGGACTACCACTGTAACATCCTGAAGGCCCCTTGATTCGTGTAAACCTTTGTCACAAAGTACTAATTTTATATAGGAATCCTGGTCTCTTGCAGATCTAAGCTTCCGTGAGGCAGCTTAGGAGGTAGCACCGCATTGGGTGATGTGGTGGAGAATATATCCAGGGCAGTGGGCTACAGGGGAGCATGTCCAGTGTACCAGGGCATATACCAATGAATGGGTGGAGCTGTGGTAATACATGGGGGAAAATTATTTCCATCAGGGTTCCTTTGGGATCAGGACTCGGTACAGTAGCAGAGCTCCAGGTCCCCTCATGCTCAGGGACACCACACAGCCAGCCTTGCTGGCAGGCAGATTGCAGCTCAGGTTGGTCTGATGGATTTGGCACACATGGTCACAAAGCCACCCTTCACTTGCACTCTCCTCCAGCATCCCCTTGGTTTGAACCCCACCTTGGTTTGAACCTCAGCCTAGCCAGAAGTTTCTCCATGCTGTTTGCTGCCTCCGGCAGTGAAGCACACAAATCAATCACACAGGGGTGCTCTACTGAAAGGAAGTCCACATCCACTCTTCTCACCCCTGAAGAAAAACACTGCCCATGGAAGGAAAAAACTCACAACTCAGGAACAGGGTTGAGCCTGCTGGCAAGGTCTgagctacagaaaaaaacagggaTGAAATGAAAACTGCCTTTAACCATCAAGTCCTTGCTGTTCAAGTCTCCCCAACACTTCCTCATCCTCATTTTCACTGTACATAAACATGAACTGAGTCTGCAAACACCCTTCCCTCACTTCCCTATGTTTGGTGGCACTCTAACCTGCTCCCAACCACTGCTCCTTTTCCTCTACACATACCAGTCCTGCCAAGGTCAGGCAGCAGGTTTGTTTTTCAGACAGGAATGCAAACAAACCGTGCGTGCTCCTTCACCTGGCTGGCCACTTAAGGGAAAATGGGGCTTCCTCAGGAGTGACACACATTGCCCTGCTGTTACCCCACAATGCTGTGATCATCCTGCTGCTGTCACCCCTGTTCACACGTGAGTCAATGAAGAGCTGCAGGAAAGCAGCAAACCTGCCACAAATGCAACATAGGCTCAAAAAATACAAAGCTGGAAGAGCAGTATTAGGACATATGGAAAACAGGAATGTGACCGTGAGGCATTTCCAAGGACAAAGCACTTGAATTTACCCAGTACAGATTAAGGCCTGGCCTAGCTGGCCTTGGGAGAACTGGAGCTAATGCCCTTTTAATCCTTGCTTTGCTTCCAAGCACTAAGGGACTGTCCAAGCCTAGTAAGGTATGTTGGAGTTTTCTCTGAAATCCTGAAATTTATCCTTTTACTAAAGCCTATTCATTAGTCACATGAAGGATCAGGGTGGCTGGCCCCATTTCCCGAGCCGTAATTAGCACATGAGCTGTCTGCCCCTCACGAAATCTGAGCCTGGGATGGCTGGGGACAGCAACAAGTCCCTAAAAACAG includes the following:
- the TOM1 gene encoding target of Myb1 membrane trafficking protein isoform X3 — encoded protein: MLALTVLETCVKNCGHRFHVLVSTQDFVEGVLVRTILPKNNPPAIVHDKVLTLIQSWADAFRSSPDLTGVVAVYEDLRRKGLEFPMTDLDMLSPIHTPQRTVYSSDSQSGQNSPAVNSPQQIESILHPVTLPTGRGTSSDAPITPTPEQIGKLRSELEVVNGNMKVMSEMLTELLPSQAEPSDLELLQELNRTCRAMQQRVLELIPRVLHEQLTEELLLINDNLNNMFLRHERFERLRTGQPVKVANEAENSLIDLGPGTPSAVRQPEVTNNLSSQLAGMNLGSSSVSAGLHSLDTSGKLEEEFDMFALTRGSSLAEQRREVKYEDPQASKGLAGALGARQQNTGTVPVPQASFMEDIEKWLSTDVGESEDAKGVTSEEFDKFLEERAKVADRLPTLSSSSAGTSISPPAASHHRKQAKEDDAMFAL
- the TOM1 gene encoding target of Myb1 membrane trafficking protein isoform X2; translation: MEICDIINETEEGPKDAFRAIKKRIVGNKNFHEVMLALTVLETCVKNCGHRFHVLVSTQDFVEGVLVRTILPKNNPPAIVHDKVLTLIQSWADAFRSSPDLTGVVAVYEDLRRKGLEFPMTDLDMLSPIHTPQRTVYSSDSQSGQNSPAVNSPQQIESILHPVTLPTGRGTSSDAPITPTPEQIGKLRSELEVVNGNMKVMSEMLTELLPSQAEPSDLELLQELNRTCRAMQQRVLELIPRVLHEQLTEELLLINDNLNNMFLRHERFERLRTGQPVKVANEAENSLIDLGPGTPSAVRQPEVTNNLSSQLAGMNLGSSSVSAGLHSLDTSGKLEEEFDMFALTRGSSLAEQRREVKYEDPQASKGLAGALGARQQNTGTVPVPQASFMEDIEKWLSTDVGESEDAKGVTSEEFDKFLEERAKVADRLPTLSSSSAGTSISPPAASHHRKQAKEDDAMFAL
- the TOM1 gene encoding target of Myb1 membrane trafficking protein isoform X1 is translated as MDFLLGNPFSSPVGQRIERATDGSLRSEDWALNMEICDIINETEEGPKDAFRAIKKRIVGNKNFHEVMLALTVLETCVKNCGHRFHVLVSTQDFVEGVLVRTILPKNNPPAIVHDKVLTLIQSWADAFRSSPDLTGVVAVYEDLRRKGLEFPMTDLDMLSPIHTPQRTVYSSDSQSGQNSPAVNSPQQIESILHPVTLPTGRGTSSDAPITPTPEQIGKLRSELEVVNGNMKVMSEMLTELLPSQAEPSDLELLQELNRTCRAMQQRVLELIPRVLHEQLTEELLLINDNLNNMFLRHERFERLRTGQPVKVANEAENSLIDLGPGTPSAVRQPEVTNNLSSQLAGMNLGSSSVSAGLHSLDTSGKLEEEFDMFALTRGSSLAEQRREVKYEDPQASKGLAGALGARQQNTGTVPVPQASFMEDIEKWLSTDVGESEDAKGVTSEEFDKFLEERAKVADRLPTLSSSSAGTSISPPAASHHRKQAKEDDAMFAL